One genomic window of Biomphalaria glabrata chromosome 9, xgBioGlab47.1, whole genome shotgun sequence includes the following:
- the LOC106076698 gene encoding uncharacterized protein LOC106076698 isoform X2, with protein MKYRLSMKCYCEAAHWLTLGPSYVNCDNETQMCSQGEANLHKHLNGCTKNPGHTYFRPIDKFTIKDLPQNHRDNDLFNFVKAAADLTVRVDVPMISPYRPEHWPNTKIPYPFFKDKGKKLLRTGSGEINVHKYKNGVKLIWLLDLSKERMYNQAIKCPCRKCQLSEHPNTVWYEVLVTTARHVVFDDIEARETSLRLFYDKQDSPVVRLDGVSIFSANTEFDSAILQCATCDVSIGEKLFRLKEKHLRFRNKVIEIYALRSNDDFNFLVSHPHGCTKQVSFGQWKNYYKMRLDDRERDLRKLTYTTSTCPGSSGARVYSLGYCDHVHSGTLLSGLNYSSTGCYHIL; from the exons ATGAAATATAGGCTTTCTATGAAATGTTATTGTGAAGCTGCCCATTGGTTAACCTTAGGACCAAGTTACGTGAATT GTGATAATGAGACACAGATGTGCAGTCAAGGAGAAGCGAATTTACATAAACATCTAAATGGGTGTACCAAAAATCCTGGCCATACATATTTTAGACCCATCGATAAGTTCACAATAAAAGATCTCCCACAAAATCATCGTGACAATGACCTTTTCAACTTTGTCAAAGCTGCAGCTGACTTGACAGTTCGAGTTGATGTTCCAATGATCAGCCCCTATAGACCTGAGCATTGGCCCAATACGAAAATACCGTACCCGTTCTTCAAAGACAAAGGGAAGAAACTTCTGCGGACAGGTAGCGGGGAAATAAATgtgcataaatataaaaacgGCGTGAAATTGATTTGGCTGCTAGATCTTTCAAAAGAGAGGATGTATAACCAGGCAATAAAATGTCCATGTAGAAAATGTCAACTTTCAGAACATCCTAACACAGTCTGGTATGAGGTATTAGTGACAACAGCCAGACATGTTGTCTTTGACGACATCGAGGCCAGGGAAACGTCTCTAAGATTGTTTTACGACAAACAAGATAGCCCCGTAGTGAGATTAGACGGAGTCAGTATCTTTAGTGCAAACACTGAATTTGACAGTGCAATATTGCAATGTGCCACTTGTGACGTAAGCATCGGGGAAAAACTTTTCCGCCTTAAAGAAAAGCATCTTCGTTTTCGAAACAAAGTCATTGAGATATACGCGCTAAGATCTAATGACGACTTTAACTTTCTGGTTTCGCATCCTCATGGATGTACCAAACAGGTCAGTTTTGGTCAGTGGAAGAACTACTACAAGATGCGACTTGATGACAGAGAACGAGATTTGAGAAAACTGACCTACACGACCAGTACATGTCCAGGAAGCAGTGGCGCCAGGGTCTACAGTCTTGGCTACTGTGATCACGTCCATAGTGGGACATTGTTGTCTGGTCTTAATTATAGCAGTACAGGATGCTATCATATCCTTTAA
- the LOC106076698 gene encoding uncharacterized protein LOC106076698 isoform X3 gives MSQLNSSYWEPGQLFGDNETQMCSQGEANLHKHLNGCTKNPGHTYFRPIDKFTIKDLPQNHRDNDLFNFVKAAADLTVRVDVPMISPYRPEHWPNTKIPYPFFKDKGKKLLRTGSGEINVHKYKNGVKLIWLLDLSKERMYNQAIKCPCRKCQLSEHPNTVWYEVLVTTARHVVFDDIEARETSLRLFYDKQDSPVVRLDGVSIFSANTEFDSAILQCATCDVSIGEKLFRLKEKHLRFRNKVIEIYALRSNDDFNFLVSHPHGCTKQVSFGQWKNYYKMRLDDRERDLRKLTYTTSTCPGSSGARVYSLGYCDHVHSGTLLSGLNYSSTGCYHIL, from the exons ATGAGCCAACTTAATTCTTCATATTGGGAGCCAGGTCAACTTTTTG GTGATAATGAGACACAGATGTGCAGTCAAGGAGAAGCGAATTTACATAAACATCTAAATGGGTGTACCAAAAATCCTGGCCATACATATTTTAGACCCATCGATAAGTTCACAATAAAAGATCTCCCACAAAATCATCGTGACAATGACCTTTTCAACTTTGTCAAAGCTGCAGCTGACTTGACAGTTCGAGTTGATGTTCCAATGATCAGCCCCTATAGACCTGAGCATTGGCCCAATACGAAAATACCGTACCCGTTCTTCAAAGACAAAGGGAAGAAACTTCTGCGGACAGGTAGCGGGGAAATAAATgtgcataaatataaaaacgGCGTGAAATTGATTTGGCTGCTAGATCTTTCAAAAGAGAGGATGTATAACCAGGCAATAAAATGTCCATGTAGAAAATGTCAACTTTCAGAACATCCTAACACAGTCTGGTATGAGGTATTAGTGACAACAGCCAGACATGTTGTCTTTGACGACATCGAGGCCAGGGAAACGTCTCTAAGATTGTTTTACGACAAACAAGATAGCCCCGTAGTGAGATTAGACGGAGTCAGTATCTTTAGTGCAAACACTGAATTTGACAGTGCAATATTGCAATGTGCCACTTGTGACGTAAGCATCGGGGAAAAACTTTTCCGCCTTAAAGAAAAGCATCTTCGTTTTCGAAACAAAGTCATTGAGATATACGCGCTAAGATCTAATGACGACTTTAACTTTCTGGTTTCGCATCCTCATGGATGTACCAAACAGGTCAGTTTTGGTCAGTGGAAGAACTACTACAAGATGCGACTTGATGACAGAGAACGAGATTTGAGAAAACTGACCTACACGACCAGTACATGTCCAGGAAGCAGTGGCGCCAGGGTCTACAGTCTTGGCTACTGTGATCACGTCCATAGTGGGACATTGTTGTCTGGTCTTAATTATAGCAGTACAGGATGCTATCATATCCTTTAA
- the LOC106076698 gene encoding uncharacterized protein LOC106076698 isoform X1, with translation MTTFENDCTIALPSCCSMLVTLICITHTHTEPRLRSWTLEFMSQLNSSYWEPGQLFGDNETQMCSQGEANLHKHLNGCTKNPGHTYFRPIDKFTIKDLPQNHRDNDLFNFVKAAADLTVRVDVPMISPYRPEHWPNTKIPYPFFKDKGKKLLRTGSGEINVHKYKNGVKLIWLLDLSKERMYNQAIKCPCRKCQLSEHPNTVWYEVLVTTARHVVFDDIEARETSLRLFYDKQDSPVVRLDGVSIFSANTEFDSAILQCATCDVSIGEKLFRLKEKHLRFRNKVIEIYALRSNDDFNFLVSHPHGCTKQVSFGQWKNYYKMRLDDRERDLRKLTYTTSTCPGSSGARVYSLGYCDHVHSGTLLSGLNYSSTGCYHIL, from the exons ATGACAACTTTTGAGAATGATTGTACTATAGCGCTTCCTTCATGCTGTAGCATGCTAGTCACATTGATTTGcatcacgcacacacacaccgaaCCCCGTCTTCGCTCCTGGACTTTG GAATTTATGAGCCAACTTAATTCTTCATATTGGGAGCCAGGTCAACTTTTTG GTGATAATGAGACACAGATGTGCAGTCAAGGAGAAGCGAATTTACATAAACATCTAAATGGGTGTACCAAAAATCCTGGCCATACATATTTTAGACCCATCGATAAGTTCACAATAAAAGATCTCCCACAAAATCATCGTGACAATGACCTTTTCAACTTTGTCAAAGCTGCAGCTGACTTGACAGTTCGAGTTGATGTTCCAATGATCAGCCCCTATAGACCTGAGCATTGGCCCAATACGAAAATACCGTACCCGTTCTTCAAAGACAAAGGGAAGAAACTTCTGCGGACAGGTAGCGGGGAAATAAATgtgcataaatataaaaacgGCGTGAAATTGATTTGGCTGCTAGATCTTTCAAAAGAGAGGATGTATAACCAGGCAATAAAATGTCCATGTAGAAAATGTCAACTTTCAGAACATCCTAACACAGTCTGGTATGAGGTATTAGTGACAACAGCCAGACATGTTGTCTTTGACGACATCGAGGCCAGGGAAACGTCTCTAAGATTGTTTTACGACAAACAAGATAGCCCCGTAGTGAGATTAGACGGAGTCAGTATCTTTAGTGCAAACACTGAATTTGACAGTGCAATATTGCAATGTGCCACTTGTGACGTAAGCATCGGGGAAAAACTTTTCCGCCTTAAAGAAAAGCATCTTCGTTTTCGAAACAAAGTCATTGAGATATACGCGCTAAGATCTAATGACGACTTTAACTTTCTGGTTTCGCATCCTCATGGATGTACCAAACAGGTCAGTTTTGGTCAGTGGAAGAACTACTACAAGATGCGACTTGATGACAGAGAACGAGATTTGAGAAAACTGACCTACACGACCAGTACATGTCCAGGAAGCAGTGGCGCCAGGGTCTACAGTCTTGGCTACTGTGATCACGTCCATAGTGGGACATTGTTGTCTGGTCTTAATTATAGCAGTACAGGATGCTATCATATCCTTTAA